The following coding sequences lie in one Frigoribacterium sp. SL97 genomic window:
- a CDS encoding SHOCT domain-containing protein has translation MSPTPAATSAPTVDVIELLKQLGGLRDAGVITDEDFEAKKTELLSRL, from the coding sequence GTGTCGCCGACCCCGGCTGCCACGTCTGCTCCAACCGTTGACGTCATTGAATTGCTCAAGCAGCTGGGGGGCCTCAGGGATGCAGGCGTCATCACGGACGAAGACTTCGAGGCCAAGAAAACCGAACTGCTCTCTCGGCTCTGA
- a CDS encoding NUDIX hydrolase: protein MSNVPEMLADVLARIAASTNRPVSAEDCDCSPEYFEALIALLTVFGIVRPAATADGTFEPVSEQASYFLLSSAEYARSSKPILDGWQRNIPIVQSQGGPLNGPILATAMESARLGWPQATPIRRAEIAQVLIKGKFGWGLVDRYLVRWDAKAHSYQLIGGHSRPHDADIEETMWRELEEETPGLLSTRINDGLIKLTESSVNQVSRTYGALTEYKMTFFRASLGTNKPLLTQSERWVTAKELERGKTRKGDPINQVGLAHSMDDLSQTLQDLPLSFRKRLGAPKKLVARQLSIWAGSAIGLIASIASLIQFIAWIGLQVGAQR from the coding sequence ATGAGCAACGTCCCCGAAATGCTTGCTGATGTCTTGGCCCGAATTGCTGCCTCGACCAATCGGCCGGTTTCGGCAGAAGACTGCGACTGCAGTCCAGAGTACTTCGAGGCGCTCATTGCCCTGCTAACGGTTTTCGGGATTGTCCGGCCCGCGGCAACGGCGGACGGGACATTTGAGCCTGTTTCGGAACAGGCCTCGTACTTCCTCTTGAGCAGCGCTGAATATGCTCGGAGCTCTAAACCAATTCTCGACGGCTGGCAGAGAAACATCCCCATAGTTCAGTCGCAAGGCGGCCCCTTGAACGGGCCAATTCTTGCGACGGCCATGGAAAGCGCCCGGCTAGGTTGGCCGCAGGCGACGCCGATTCGTCGGGCCGAGATTGCTCAAGTGCTTATCAAAGGAAAATTCGGGTGGGGGCTGGTCGATCGATATTTAGTGCGATGGGATGCAAAGGCGCACTCATATCAACTAATCGGTGGCCACAGCCGCCCGCATGATGCCGATATCGAGGAGACCATGTGGCGAGAGTTGGAGGAAGAAACGCCAGGGCTCTTGTCTACACGCATTAACGATGGTCTCATCAAACTAACCGAGTCTTCTGTTAATCAAGTTTCAAGGACATATGGAGCCCTTACTGAGTACAAAATGACATTTTTTCGTGCTTCACTCGGGACCAATAAGCCGTTACTGACACAATCAGAGCGCTGGGTGACCGCCAAGGAATTAGAAAGAGGGAAAACACGCAAAGGCGATCCGATTAATCAGGTCGGGCTCGCTCACTCAATGGACGATCTCTCTCAAACCCTTCAAGACTTGCCGCTAAGTTTTCGCAAACGCCTAGGGGCACCAAAGAAGTTAGTGGCGAGACAATTGTCTATATGGGCGGGCTCTGCGATCGGCTTAATTGCGAGCATCGCCTCCCTGATTCAATTTATAGCTTGGATCGGTCTCCAGGTTGGGGCTCAGCGCTAG
- a CDS encoding DUF4041 domain-containing protein has translation MSGDERRFNPPPGWPPVPSGWKPPAGWVPPVDWPPVPDGWQLWLDEVTPASEPVGVAPVAISTIFESLAPERLSAPETPDDPPAPNDSAPSDRVATLLAEKADLARQLAESNLAADQRVAAQAACNPVTSATVELDDEQVLQEVGIYRYHHPLEDATAYLPRLKDVEGRSAALVRDGQAIEKSNLFTFDNSLAKGRKMSDDLAKLMLRAYNAEAENSIRTLKLGNVHTAKKRLEASRAAIAKLGSMMAMHISDAYHGLRIEEIELTADWLMKKQEEKEEQREERARLREEARVERELKEQRAQLDKERTLLMQTIGQLQASGSSDADLELRLAAIDQAIVDNDYRAANIRAGYVYVISNRGAFGEGVVKIGLTRRLEPADRVHELGGASVPFRFDIHTIYFSEDAVSLETELHRHFAPRALNQANSRKEFFFATPAEVRDVLASKVGNLLEFKDTADATEFFQSVGRWPSGEATAGGLAAAL, from the coding sequence GTGAGCGGCGACGAGCGTCGGTTCAACCCTCCCCCGGGCTGGCCGCCCGTACCGTCGGGCTGGAAGCCCCCCGCCGGATGGGTGCCTCCTGTTGACTGGCCTCCGGTCCCCGACGGCTGGCAACTGTGGCTCGACGAGGTGACACCAGCGTCAGAACCCGTCGGTGTGGCCCCGGTCGCGATCAGCACGATCTTCGAGAGTCTCGCGCCTGAACGGCTGAGTGCACCCGAGACACCCGACGACCCGCCTGCCCCGAATGACTCAGCCCCATCGGACCGCGTCGCGACGTTGCTCGCGGAAAAGGCTGATCTGGCTCGGCAGCTGGCCGAAAGCAACCTGGCCGCCGACCAGCGAGTGGCTGCACAAGCCGCATGCAACCCCGTGACCTCAGCCACTGTCGAGCTCGACGACGAGCAGGTGCTGCAGGAAGTCGGCATCTACAGGTACCACCACCCGCTCGAGGATGCGACGGCTTACCTGCCGAGATTGAAGGACGTCGAAGGAAGGTCGGCCGCCCTCGTCCGCGACGGGCAGGCCATCGAGAAGTCGAACCTCTTCACCTTCGACAACTCTCTCGCCAAGGGTCGCAAGATGAGCGACGACCTTGCCAAGCTCATGCTGCGTGCGTATAACGCTGAGGCGGAGAACAGCATCCGCACCCTCAAGTTGGGCAACGTGCACACCGCCAAGAAGCGGCTGGAGGCATCACGAGCAGCGATCGCCAAGCTCGGCAGCATGATGGCGATGCACATAAGCGACGCCTATCACGGCCTCAGGATCGAGGAGATCGAGCTGACGGCCGACTGGCTGATGAAGAAGCAGGAAGAGAAAGAGGAACAGCGCGAAGAGCGGGCACGCCTCCGCGAGGAGGCGCGGGTCGAGAGAGAACTGAAAGAACAGCGCGCCCAGCTTGACAAGGAGCGCACGCTGTTGATGCAGACGATCGGCCAGCTGCAAGCCAGTGGCTCGTCGGATGCCGACCTCGAGCTACGACTTGCTGCCATCGACCAGGCCATCGTCGACAACGACTACCGAGCGGCGAACATTCGAGCCGGCTACGTCTACGTCATTTCGAACCGAGGAGCCTTCGGCGAGGGTGTCGTCAAGATCGGTCTCACGCGCCGCCTCGAACCCGCCGACCGGGTGCACGAGCTCGGCGGCGCCTCGGTCCCTTTCCGCTTCGACATCCACACGATCTATTTCTCCGAGGACGCAGTCTCTCTAGAAACGGAACTTCACCGGCACTTCGCCCCTCGCGCCTTGAATCAGGCCAACAGCCGCAAGGAGTTCTTCTTTGCAACGCCGGCCGAGGTACGAGACGTTCTCGCCAGCAAGGTCGGAAACCTGCTCGAGTTTAAGGACACGGCAGACGCTACGGAGTTCTTTCAGTCTGTCGGTCGTTGGCCTTCTGGAGAGGCGACGGCCGGCGGCTTAGCTGCTGCTCTCTGA